The Stenotrophomonas maltophilia genome includes a region encoding these proteins:
- a CDS encoding TIGR03862 family flavoprotein, with product MSNRNAAPLPRVAVIGGGPAGLFAAERLRAAGLEVDLYEAKGSPGRKFLIAGKGGLNLTHSDPRPLFDSRYREQSTTVGRWLDGFDAQALRDWAGGFGVETYVGSSGRVFPVDRKAAPLLRGWVRRLKEQGVRLHANHRWIGWSNDGALRFATEAGEIDVHADATVLAMGGGSWPQLGSEGAWVAPLQARGVDITPLQSANCGFDVDWTPFFAQRNAGAPLKPVVAHWIDLAGQPQSLQGECVASEYGIEGSLIYALAADLRETINRDGHAMLWLDLVPGRDEARLLADLSRPRKGRSFGEHLRRQAGLDAVKAALVFEILGKEAGNDLPAVAATLKRLPLRLLRPRPMAEVISTAGGVRLDALDDGLMLRAVPGVFCAGEMLDWEAPTGGYLLTACYASGLRAAEGVIRWLAGR from the coding sequence ATGTCAAACCGTAATGCCGCACCGCTTCCGCGGGTCGCCGTCATCGGCGGCGGCCCGGCCGGCCTGTTCGCCGCCGAGCGCCTGCGCGCCGCCGGTCTGGAGGTGGACCTGTACGAGGCCAAGGGTTCGCCCGGCCGCAAGTTCCTGATCGCCGGCAAGGGCGGGCTCAACCTCACCCATTCCGATCCGCGTCCGCTGTTCGACAGCCGCTACCGCGAGCAGTCCACGACCGTGGGCCGCTGGCTGGATGGCTTCGATGCGCAGGCATTGCGCGACTGGGCCGGCGGTTTTGGCGTGGAGACCTATGTGGGCAGCTCCGGCCGCGTGTTCCCGGTCGACCGCAAGGCCGCGCCGCTGCTGCGTGGCTGGGTGCGCCGGCTGAAGGAACAGGGCGTGCGCCTGCATGCCAACCACCGTTGGATCGGCTGGAGCAACGACGGCGCGCTGCGCTTCGCCACCGAAGCCGGCGAGATCGATGTCCACGCCGATGCCACCGTGTTGGCGATGGGCGGCGGCAGCTGGCCGCAGCTGGGCAGCGAAGGCGCCTGGGTTGCACCGCTGCAGGCCCGTGGCGTGGACATCACGCCACTGCAGTCAGCCAACTGCGGCTTCGACGTGGACTGGACCCCGTTCTTCGCCCAGCGCAATGCCGGTGCACCGCTGAAGCCGGTGGTCGCGCACTGGATCGACCTGGCCGGACAGCCACAGTCGCTGCAGGGCGAATGCGTGGCCAGCGAGTACGGCATCGAAGGCAGCCTGATCTATGCGTTGGCGGCGGACCTGCGCGAGACCATCAACCGCGATGGCCACGCGATGCTGTGGCTGGATCTGGTGCCGGGCCGCGACGAGGCGCGCCTGCTGGCCGATCTGTCACGCCCGCGCAAGGGCCGCAGCTTCGGCGAGCACCTGCGTCGCCAGGCGGGCCTTGATGCGGTGAAGGCCGCACTGGTGTTCGAGATTCTGGGTAAGGAAGCCGGCAACGACCTGCCTGCCGTGGCGGCTACGCTCAAGCGCCTGCCGCTGCGCCTGCTGCGTCCCCGGCCGATGGCCGAGGTGATCAGCACCGCCGGCGGCGTGCGCCTGGATGCGCTGGATGATGGCCTGATGCTGCGGGCCGTGCCCGGCGTGTTCTGCGCCGGCGAGATGCTGGACTGGGAGGCGCCGACAGGTGGCTACCTGTTGACCGCGTGCTACGCCAGTGGCCTGCGTGCCGCCGAGGGCGTAATCAGGTGGCTGGCCGGGCGGTGA
- a CDS encoding FKBP-type peptidyl-prolyl cis-trans isomerase: MRRLLLPLLLSLAAAGCTTEPSGPPPGGTLTTFERIDTVPGTGTEAVAGSKVTVHYTGWIYDNRTETKHGKTFDSSFKHGEPFTFALGAGQVIRGWDEGVAGMKVGGKRTLMIPPDYGYGDRRVGPIPAGSSLVFDVELLDVKP; encoded by the coding sequence ATGCGCCGCCTGCTGCTTCCCCTGCTGCTGTCCCTCGCCGCCGCTGGCTGCACAACCGAACCGTCCGGCCCACCGCCCGGCGGCACCCTGACCACCTTCGAGCGCATCGATACCGTGCCCGGCACCGGCACCGAAGCCGTTGCCGGCAGCAAGGTCACCGTGCACTACACCGGCTGGATCTACGACAACCGCACCGAAACCAAGCACGGCAAGACCTTCGACAGCTCCTTCAAGCACGGCGAACCGTTCACCTTCGCACTCGGCGCCGGCCAGGTCATCCGCGGCTGGGATGAGGGCGTGGCCGGCATGAAGGTCGGCGGCAAGCGCACCCTGATGATCCCGCCGGATTACGGCTACGGCGACCGCCGGGTTGGCCCGATTCCGGCCGGCTCGTCGCTGGTGTTCGATGTCGAGCTGCTCGATGTCAAACCGTAA
- a CDS encoding DUF6164 family protein yields MAKLLLNLRNVGDDEYADVCTLLDQHDIAWYRTEPSPWGISNGGLWLREDADHPRAKALMAEYQAERGPRIRAEREQALRDGTAETFGSLFRRRPVYVVLVLLGMAGAAALVLLPFVLLRG; encoded by the coding sequence ATGGCAAAACTCCTGCTCAATCTGCGCAATGTCGGCGACGACGAATATGCCGATGTCTGCACGCTGCTCGACCAGCACGACATCGCCTGGTATCGCACCGAACCCAGCCCCTGGGGCATCTCCAATGGTGGCCTGTGGCTGCGCGAGGACGCTGATCATCCACGAGCGAAGGCGCTGATGGCGGAATACCAGGCCGAACGCGGGCCGCGCATCCGTGCCGAGCGTGAGCAGGCATTGCGTGATGGCACGGCGGAGACCTTCGGCAGCCTGTTCCGGCGGCGGCCGGTCTACGTGGTGCTGGTGCTGCTGGGGATGGCCGGTGCGGCGGCGCTGGTGCTGCTGCCGTTCGTGCTGTTGCGGGGGTAA
- a CDS encoding sulfurtransferase yields MIANTAAYHFAVIDAPQALCDQLLARAEAAQLRGTILVAGEGLNLFLAGAPEAVEGFYAALRSDVRFADMRVKTSFSEHQPFARLKAKVKDEIISFRRDDGQPLDYPRAPAVDPATVQRWLRQGHDDAGKPVVMLDTRNLQEVEYGTFKDALVLPIHKFTDLPEALAPHREALKDSTVVSFCTGGIRCEKAALWMVNDGMDNVLQLDGGILGYFEEVGGEGYEGRCFVFDERVALDAELKPMVDQPLPEPRPSAF; encoded by the coding sequence ATGATCGCCAATACCGCTGCCTATCATTTCGCCGTCATCGACGCTCCCCAGGCCCTGTGCGACCAGTTGCTGGCGCGTGCCGAGGCGGCGCAGTTGCGGGGCACGATCCTGGTGGCGGGCGAGGGGCTGAACCTGTTCCTGGCGGGTGCGCCGGAGGCGGTCGAGGGTTTCTACGCGGCGCTGCGTTCTGACGTGCGGTTTGCCGATATGCGGGTCAAGACCAGCTTCAGTGAACATCAGCCGTTCGCGCGGCTGAAGGCCAAGGTGAAGGACGAGATCATCAGCTTCCGCCGTGACGACGGTCAGCCGCTGGACTATCCGCGCGCGCCGGCGGTCGATCCGGCCACGGTGCAACGCTGGTTGCGGCAGGGGCATGACGACGCCGGCAAGCCGGTGGTGATGCTCGATACCCGCAACCTGCAGGAAGTGGAGTACGGCACCTTCAAGGATGCGCTGGTGCTGCCGATTCACAAGTTCACCGACCTGCCCGAGGCGCTGGCGCCGCACCGCGAGGCGCTGAAAGACAGCACCGTGGTCAGTTTCTGCACCGGCGGCATCCGCTGCGAGAAGGCGGCGCTGTGGATGGTCAACGACGGCATGGACAACGTGCTGCAGCTGGACGGTGGCATCCTCGGCTACTTCGAGGAGGTGGGCGGCGAAGGCTACGAAGGCCGCTGCTTCGTGTTCGATGAGCGCGTGGCGCTGGATGCCGAGCTGAAGCCGATGGTCGACCAGCCGCTGCCGGAGCCGCGCCCCAGCGCGTTCTGA
- a CDS encoding LLM class flavin-dependent oxidoreductase: MIPLSILDLAPVCEGSDTTAAFANMLELAQHADALGYRRYWLAEHHNMPGIASAATAVLIGHVAGGTKRIRVGAGGIMLPNHAPLQVAEQFGTLASLYPDRIDLGLGRAPGTDQPTARALRRYFDSADQFPQDVRELLHYFEPVQPGQAVQAVPGGGLRVPTWILGSSLFGARMAASMGLPYAFASHFAPDAMDEAVAVYRREFRPSATLKQPHAMLALNVVASDSETESRRLFTSQQQSFVNLRRGRPGKIPAPIDDIESFWEPHEKLGVERALACTVLGDPQQVAEGIAAFVERHKPDELMLTANLYDHRARLRSFELTMQAWHARHAG, encoded by the coding sequence ATGATCCCGTTGTCGATCCTTGACCTGGCCCCGGTCTGCGAGGGCAGTGACACCACCGCCGCTTTCGCCAACATGCTGGAACTGGCCCAGCACGCCGATGCGCTGGGCTACCGCCGCTACTGGTTGGCCGAACACCACAACATGCCGGGCATCGCCAGCGCGGCCACCGCCGTGCTGATCGGCCACGTGGCGGGTGGCACAAAGCGCATCCGCGTCGGTGCCGGCGGCATCATGCTGCCCAACCATGCCCCGCTGCAGGTGGCCGAGCAGTTCGGCACGCTGGCTTCGCTGTATCCGGACCGCATCGACCTCGGCCTGGGCCGTGCACCCGGTACCGACCAGCCGACCGCGCGTGCGCTGCGCCGCTACTTCGACAGCGCCGACCAGTTCCCGCAGGACGTGCGCGAGCTGCTGCATTACTTCGAGCCGGTACAACCCGGGCAGGCGGTGCAGGCGGTTCCGGGTGGCGGCCTGCGGGTGCCGACCTGGATCCTCGGTTCGAGCCTGTTCGGTGCGCGCATGGCCGCCTCGATGGGCCTGCCGTATGCGTTCGCCTCGCACTTCGCACCCGACGCGATGGATGAAGCCGTTGCTGTATACCGGCGCGAGTTCCGCCCCTCGGCCACGCTGAAGCAGCCGCACGCGATGCTGGCCCTGAACGTCGTTGCCAGCGACAGCGAAACCGAATCGCGGCGCCTGTTCACCAGCCAGCAGCAGAGTTTCGTGAACCTGCGTCGCGGCCGACCGGGCAAGATTCCGGCACCGATCGACGACATCGAGTCCTTCTGGGAGCCGCACGAAAAACTGGGCGTGGAGCGGGCGCTGGCCTGCACCGTGCTGGGCGATCCGCAGCAGGTGGCGGAGGGCATCGCCGCGTTCGTCGAACGGCACAAGCCCGACGAGCTGATGCTCACCGCCAACCTGTACGACCACCGCGCGCGCCTGCGCTCGTTCGAACTGACCATGCAGGCCTGGCACGCCCGCCACGCGGGCTGA
- a CDS encoding pyridoxamine 5'-phosphate oxidase family protein — protein sequence MADTRAEHIAQLAELIKDVEVAMFTTTGVDGRLYSRPLATQQVAFDGDLWFVITGDSPKVAEIALDPRVNVAYASPSKNTYVSVAGRARVVDDRAKIEELWSPAMKLFFPGGKDDPNLRLIHVRADSAEYWDGPGTLLGKALTFVLSAVQDEPAALADNGFIDLR from the coding sequence ATGGCCGACACCCGTGCCGAACACATCGCCCAGCTGGCCGAACTGATCAAGGACGTGGAGGTGGCGATGTTCACCACCACCGGCGTCGATGGCCGCCTCTACAGCCGGCCGTTGGCCACCCAGCAGGTCGCCTTCGACGGTGACCTGTGGTTCGTGATCACCGGCGACAGCCCCAAGGTGGCCGAGATCGCGCTCGACCCGCGGGTCAACGTGGCGTATGCCTCGCCCTCGAAGAACACCTATGTGTCGGTGGCGGGGCGGGCACGCGTGGTCGATGATCGCGCGAAGATCGAGGAGCTGTGGTCACCGGCGATGAAGCTGTTCTTCCCCGGTGGCAAGGATGACCCCAACCTTCGCCTGATCCATGTGCGCGCCGACAGTGCCGAGTACTGGGACGGTCCGGGCACGCTGCTGGGCAAGGCGTTGACGTTCGTGCTGTCGGCGGTGCAGGACGAACCGGCGGCGCTGGCCGACAACGGTTTCATCGATCTTCGGTGA
- a CDS encoding exopolysaccharide biosynthesis protein, which translates to MSSPPEAGNGPGDERPAYRNEGIRTLLEMFASGDPAEHMPLGQILGNLQQSAFGVFLFVAILPSFIPIPGMGGAVSGPLVVLIGLQMLFCLRRPWLPGFIARRGPKRGTMHRFLDRIDRPLRRLDKMLKPRLPQLLTPLMAHAFTGLLLVLLGLLLSLPIPFTNFLFGFQLLLFSLALLERDGALMLFNWIAAVAAIAFFGFSSGQLVGYTVELFHRWF; encoded by the coding sequence ATGAGCTCACCGCCTGAGGCCGGCAACGGTCCGGGCGACGAACGCCCGGCCTACCGCAACGAGGGCATCCGTACCCTGCTGGAGATGTTCGCCTCTGGCGATCCCGCCGAGCACATGCCGCTGGGCCAGATCCTCGGCAACCTGCAGCAGAGCGCGTTCGGCGTGTTCCTGTTCGTGGCGATCCTACCGTCGTTCATCCCGATCCCGGGCATGGGCGGCGCGGTCAGCGGCCCACTGGTGGTCCTGATCGGCCTGCAGATGCTGTTCTGCCTGCGCCGGCCCTGGCTGCCCGGCTTCATCGCCCGCCGCGGGCCGAAGCGCGGCACCATGCATCGTTTCCTGGACCGCATCGACCGACCGCTGCGGCGCCTGGACAAGATGCTGAAACCCCGCCTGCCGCAACTGCTGACACCGCTGATGGCGCACGCCTTCACCGGCCTGCTGCTGGTGCTGCTGGGCCTGCTGCTGTCGTTGCCGATTCCCTTCACCAATTTCCTGTTCGGCTTCCAGCTGCTGCTGTTCTCGCTGGCGCTGCTGGAACGCGATGGCGCGCTGATGCTGTTCAACTGGATCGCCGCCGTGGCAGCGATCGCCTTCTTCGGTTTCAGTTCGGGGCAGCTGGTGGGTTATACGGTGGAGCTGTTCCACCGCTGGTTCTGA
- a CDS encoding hemolysin family protein produces the protein MILIVFALVLLNGFFAMSEMSVMTSRKSRLKQMAATSKRAAKALELSEKPESFLSTVQIGITVIGVLTGYLGGEALGEAFAGWIQGLMPGFAYAGNIGTALAVSLITFITLIFGELVPKRLALTRSEAIAGLVAMPMSWLAKLALPFVWLLSKTTQLVLRLFGLGKDEVASVTEEEIRMLVAESHEAGVIDAHERDMMNRVMRLGDRTADSLMTPRNRIAWLDTQAGLERNLEIMAEHEFSRYPVYRDNDMDVVGVLELKSLATRMARGDNALFQTLREPLYVSESTHAMKLLEIFREEQQSMALVVDEYGEIQGLVTISDLMGAVVGRLQAVENADEDALVVTREDGSLLVDGSLPIEDVRELIGSNDLPDAEDGDYYTLAGMCIHYFGRIPHAGEYFDWAGWRFEVVDLDGARVDKLLLRTLSDEQADELTA, from the coding sequence ATGATCCTGATTGTCTTTGCGCTTGTTCTGCTGAACGGCTTCTTCGCCATGTCCGAGATGTCGGTCATGACCTCGCGCAAGAGCCGCCTGAAGCAGATGGCCGCCACCTCCAAGCGCGCGGCCAAGGCGCTGGAGCTGTCCGAGAAGCCGGAGAGCTTCCTGTCCACCGTGCAGATCGGCATCACCGTGATCGGCGTGCTGACCGGCTACCTCGGCGGTGAAGCGCTGGGCGAAGCCTTCGCCGGCTGGATCCAGGGCCTGATGCCGGGCTTTGCCTATGCCGGCAACATCGGTACCGCGCTGGCGGTCAGCCTGATCACCTTCATCACGCTGATCTTCGGCGAACTGGTGCCCAAGCGCCTGGCGCTGACCCGTTCGGAGGCCATTGCCGGCCTGGTCGCGATGCCGATGAGCTGGCTGGCCAAGCTCGCCCTGCCCTTCGTCTGGCTGCTGTCCAAAACCACCCAGCTGGTGCTGCGCCTGTTCGGCCTGGGCAAGGATGAAGTCGCCTCGGTGACCGAAGAAGAGATCCGCATGCTGGTCGCCGAAAGCCACGAGGCCGGCGTGATCGATGCCCACGAGCGCGACATGATGAACCGCGTCATGCGCCTGGGCGACCGCACCGCCGACAGCCTGATGACCCCGCGCAACCGCATCGCGTGGCTGGATACCCAGGCCGGGCTGGAGCGCAACCTGGAAATCATGGCCGAACACGAGTTCTCCCGGTACCCGGTGTACCGCGACAACGACATGGACGTGGTCGGCGTGCTCGAACTGAAATCGCTGGCCACGCGCATGGCGCGCGGTGACAACGCGCTCTTCCAGACCCTGCGCGAACCCCTGTACGTCTCCGAATCGACCCACGCGATGAAGCTGCTGGAAATCTTCCGCGAGGAACAGCAGTCGATGGCACTGGTGGTGGACGAGTACGGCGAGATCCAGGGCCTGGTGACCATCAGCGACCTGATGGGCGCGGTGGTCGGCCGCCTGCAGGCGGTGGAGAACGCCGACGAGGACGCGCTGGTGGTGACCCGCGAAGACGGCTCGCTGCTGGTGGACGGCTCGCTGCCGATCGAAGACGTGCGCGAACTGATCGGCAGCAACGACCTGCCCGACGCCGAGGACGGCGACTACTACACGCTGGCCGGCATGTGCATCCATTACTTCGGCCGCATTCCGCACGCAGGCGAGTACTTCGACTGGGCGGGCTGGCGCTTCGAAGTGGTTGACCTGGATGGTGCGCGCGTGGACAAGCTGCTGCTGCGCACGTTGTCCGACGAGCAGGCCGATGAGCTCACCGCCTGA
- a CDS encoding DUF47 domain-containing protein, which translates to MFSLQTIFGSGKQFYTLLDEAAVAASDAAKALHSMLREADRQPALDAFKLARLRERAASDKISQALVDSFMTPIEREDIEALGSALYKIPKQIEKFADRYSLATTHLEHIDFAPRAAMLEQAAGVVVEMVADLRHMNLDRMTALNEKLRSLENEADRLMLELYRDIYSGRLDNLQMFLLKEFFEILEKAIDRCREAGVVAYQIVLKNS; encoded by the coding sequence ATGTTCTCTCTGCAGACCATTTTCGGTTCCGGCAAACAGTTCTACACCCTGCTCGATGAGGCCGCCGTCGCGGCCTCCGACGCCGCCAAGGCGCTGCATTCCATGCTGCGCGAGGCCGACCGCCAGCCCGCGCTGGACGCCTTCAAGCTGGCCCGCCTGCGCGAGCGCGCGGCCTCGGACAAGATCAGCCAGGCGCTGGTGGACAGTTTCATGACCCCGATCGAGCGCGAAGACATCGAAGCGCTGGGCTCGGCGCTGTACAAGATCCCCAAGCAGATCGAGAAGTTCGCCGATCGCTATTCGCTGGCCACGACCCACCTGGAGCACATCGACTTCGCGCCGCGCGCGGCGATGCTGGAACAGGCCGCCGGCGTGGTGGTGGAGATGGTGGCCGACCTGCGCCACATGAACCTGGACCGGATGACCGCGCTGAACGAGAAGCTGCGCTCGCTGGAAAACGAGGCCGACCGCCTGATGCTCGAGCTGTACCGCGACATCTATTCCGGCCGCCTGGACAACCTGCAGATGTTCCTGCTGAAGGAGTTCTTCGAGATCCTGGAAAAGGCCATCGACCGTTGCCGCGAGGCCGGCGTGGTTGCTTACCAGATCGTCTTGAAGAACAGCTGA
- a CDS encoding inorganic phosphate transporter has translation MLTLVLVVILAALVFEFINGFHDTANSIATVVATKVLSPGWAVMLAAFMNLIGALTGTAVALTIASGLLNTNVVEVTPQVILCALLGGIIWNLITWWKGLPSSSSHALIGGLCGAGLAAAHNNWDALIWSERLGSWAQNKGLLWKVFVPMITSPIAGFLLGIVVMVLLWGLIAGLARIGGAIGRLARPRIVNAFFGKAQIASAAYMGFAHGHNDAQKTMGIIAMTLIGAEATGALDDLPSWLAFMHPDAHAGDGIAMWIVLTCAVVMAAGTASGGWKIIKTLGHKMVKLHPIHGFAAETSSATILTLAAHFGMPVSTTHSISTAIMGVGFAKNPRSLKFGVIERIVWAWILTIPAAGGCAYLILKLFELFGWT, from the coding sequence ATGTTGACCCTTGTCCTGGTGGTGATCCTGGCCGCACTCGTCTTCGAGTTCATCAACGGCTTCCACGACACCGCCAATTCCATTGCCACCGTGGTCGCGACCAAGGTGCTCTCGCCCGGCTGGGCGGTGATGCTGGCCGCCTTCATGAACCTCATCGGTGCGCTGACCGGCACCGCGGTGGCGCTGACCATCGCTTCGGGCCTGCTCAACACCAACGTGGTCGAGGTCACCCCGCAGGTGATCCTGTGCGCGCTGCTGGGCGGCATCATCTGGAACCTGATCACCTGGTGGAAGGGCCTGCCGTCCTCGTCCTCGCATGCGCTGATCGGTGGCCTCTGCGGCGCCGGCCTAGCGGCGGCCCACAACAACTGGGACGCGCTGATCTGGTCCGAGCGCCTGGGCAGCTGGGCGCAGAACAAGGGCCTGCTGTGGAAGGTGTTCGTGCCGATGATCACCTCGCCGATCGCCGGTTTCCTGCTCGGCATCGTGGTGATGGTGCTGCTGTGGGGCCTGATCGCCGGCCTGGCCAGGATCGGTGGCGCCATCGGTCGCCTGGCCCGCCCACGCATCGTCAATGCATTCTTCGGCAAGGCCCAGATCGCCTCGGCGGCCTACATGGGCTTCGCCCACGGCCACAACGATGCGCAGAAGACCATGGGCATCATCGCCATGACCCTGATCGGTGCCGAGGCCACCGGCGCACTGGATGACCTGCCGTCCTGGCTGGCCTTCATGCACCCGGACGCCCACGCCGGTGACGGCATCGCGATGTGGATCGTGCTGACCTGTGCGGTTGTGATGGCCGCCGGTACCGCTTCGGGCGGCTGGAAGATCATCAAGACCCTGGGCCACAAGATGGTCAAGCTGCACCCGATCCACGGCTTCGCCGCGGAGACCAGCTCGGCCACCATCCTGACCCTGGCCGCCCACTTCGGCATGCCGGTCTCGACCACGCACAGCATCTCCACCGCGATCATGGGCGTCGGCTTCGCCAAGAACCCGCGCTCGCTGAAGTTCGGCGTGATCGAACGCATCGTCTGGGCCTGGATCCTGACCATCCCGGCAGCCGGCGGCTGTGCGTACCTGATCCTGAAGCTGTTCGAGCTGTTCGGCTGGACCTGA
- a CDS encoding S10 family peptidase produces MKSLLHTAALCVGLLIAPTSVLAAPAADTKPDSKDDRTDAPALPADASTRQSMRLAGRTLDYTATVGTLPVRDEKGKVIADVVFTAYTMPGKDRPVTFALNGGPGASSVYLNMGAIGPKVVTFGSEGDSASAPATLHDNPGTWLDFTDLVFIDPVGTGFSRARIGDDEAKKQLYNPGADIEYLSRSIYDWLLRNQRMASRKYLTGESYGGYRGPRITHFLQTRLGVAMNGLVLVSPYLSPTLEDNADVSPMAWMQTLPSIAAAHLERQGRLTDAAMREVVEYTRGDYATALMKGRSDPQATEAMLRRVTELTGLDPQFVRRAGGRLETQAYLREVFRDKGTLGSRYDSNVTAFDPFPNDPEQRANDPLLDSIIAPTTTAMVDFVTHVVGWKVDARYQALNYDVNRLWDRNGELRQGAVTQLRQAVAIDPHLQVLIVHGWNDLSCPFMGSILTVDQMPAMGSNPDRVQVRSYPGGHMFYSRADSQAAFRKDVQALFQRN; encoded by the coding sequence ATGAAGTCCCTGCTGCACACTGCCGCGCTCTGCGTCGGCCTGCTCATCGCCCCCACCAGCGTGCTGGCCGCGCCCGCCGCTGACACCAAGCCCGATTCGAAAGACGACAGGACCGACGCGCCTGCGCTGCCCGCCGATGCGTCGACGCGCCAGAGCATGCGCCTGGCCGGCCGCACCCTGGACTACACCGCCACCGTCGGCACCCTGCCGGTGCGCGATGAGAAGGGCAAGGTCATCGCCGATGTGGTGTTCACTGCGTACACGATGCCGGGCAAGGACCGGCCGGTGACGTTCGCGCTCAATGGCGGCCCCGGTGCCTCGTCGGTGTACCTCAACATGGGCGCGATCGGGCCCAAGGTGGTCACCTTCGGTTCGGAAGGCGACAGCGCCTCGGCGCCCGCCACCCTGCATGACAACCCGGGCACCTGGCTGGATTTCACCGACCTGGTATTCATCGACCCGGTCGGCACTGGTTTCAGCCGCGCGCGCATCGGCGATGACGAGGCGAAGAAGCAGCTGTACAACCCCGGCGCCGACATCGAGTACCTGTCGCGCTCGATCTACGACTGGCTGCTGCGCAATCAGCGCATGGCGTCACGCAAGTACCTGACTGGCGAGAGCTACGGCGGCTATCGCGGCCCGCGCATCACCCATTTCCTGCAGACCCGGCTGGGCGTGGCGATGAACGGCCTGGTGCTGGTCTCGCCGTACCTGAGCCCGACGCTGGAAGACAACGCCGACGTCTCGCCGATGGCTTGGATGCAGACGCTGCCGTCGATCGCCGCGGCGCACCTGGAGCGCCAGGGCAGGCTCACCGACGCGGCAATGCGCGAGGTGGTGGAGTACACCCGTGGCGATTACGCCACCGCGTTGATGAAGGGCCGCAGCGATCCGCAGGCGACCGAGGCGATGCTGCGCCGGGTGACCGAGCTGACCGGGCTTGACCCGCAGTTCGTGCGCCGTGCCGGTGGCCGCCTGGAAACCCAGGCCTACCTGCGCGAGGTATTCCGCGACAAGGGCACGCTGGGCAGCCGCTACGACTCCAATGTGACCGCGTTCGATCCATTCCCGAATGACCCGGAGCAGCGCGCCAATGATCCGCTGCTGGACAGCATCATTGCGCCGACCACCACGGCGATGGTCGACTTCGTGACGCACGTGGTCGGCTGGAAGGTGGATGCACGCTACCAGGCGCTGAACTACGACGTGAATCGTTTGTGGGACCGCAACGGCGAGCTGCGCCAGGGTGCGGTGACCCAGCTGCGCCAGGCGGTGGCGATCGATCCGCATCTGCAGGTGCTGATCGTGCATGGCTGGAACGACCTGTCGTGCCCGTTCATGGGTTCGATCCTGACGGTGGACCAGATGCCGGCGATGGGCAGCAACCCGGACCGGGTGCAGGTGCGGAGCTATCCGGGCGGGCACATGTTCTACAGCCGGGCGGACAGCCAGGCGGCGTTCCGCAAGGATGTGCAGGCGCTGTTCCAGCGTAATTGA
- a CDS encoding GNAT family N-acetyltransferase, with product MASHSLLFPALPLHSARLVLSPIRRDDAAALFALQSNPDVMRWWNHPAWTRPAEAREQIDDDLAAHAIGTQLKLALRESPNGPLLGVCVAFAIDREAMRAEIGYLLAPDRQGQGYMHEALQQMLGYLFHTLHLHRIEAEIDPRNVPSAHVLDRLGFHREGVLRQRWRIQGELSDSAVYGLLANDEAAAALPV from the coding sequence TTGGCCAGCCACTCGCTGCTGTTCCCCGCCCTGCCGCTGCACAGCGCGCGGTTGGTGCTGAGCCCGATCCGCCGTGACGACGCGGCCGCGCTGTTCGCGCTGCAATCCAATCCGGACGTGATGCGCTGGTGGAACCATCCGGCCTGGACACGACCGGCCGAAGCCCGCGAACAGATCGACGACGACCTTGCCGCGCACGCGATCGGCACCCAGTTGAAGCTGGCCCTGCGCGAATCACCCAACGGCCCACTGCTGGGCGTCTGCGTCGCATTCGCCATTGATCGTGAGGCCATGCGGGCCGAGATCGGCTATCTGCTGGCGCCCGACCGCCAGGGCCAGGGCTACATGCATGAGGCCCTGCAGCAGATGCTGGGCTATCTGTTCCACACCCTGCACCTTCACCGCATCGAAGCCGAGATCGATCCACGCAACGTACCCTCGGCACATGTGCTTGACCGCCTCGGCTTCCACCGCGAGGGGGTGCTGCGCCAGCGTTGGCGCATCCAGGGCGAGCTTTCGGACTCGGCCGTCTATGGCCTGCTGGCCAACGACGAAGCGGCAGCCGCCCTGCCCGTTTGA